A portion of the Enterobacter sp. SA187 genome contains these proteins:
- a CDS encoding AsmA family protein, producing the protein MTKTGKIITAVIGTLVLLIVIAIIVIATFDWNRLKPTINEKVSTELNRPFAIRGDLGVVWERQKQETGWRSWIPWPHVHAEDVVLGNPPDIPAVTMVHLPRVEATLAPLALLTKTVYLPWIKFQQPDARLIRLSEKNNNWTFNLASDDKPKDENAQPSSWSFQLDNILFDRGRIDIDDKVSRADIEILVDPLGKPLPFSEVTGSDKDKNAKVGDYVFGLKAKGRYNGQPLTGSGKIGGMLALKSEGTPFPVQADFRSGNTRVAFVGTVSDPMKMGGVDLKLKFAGDSLGELYDLTGVLLPDTPPFETDGRLVAKIDAEKTSVYDYRNFNGRIGDSDIHGSLTYTTGKPRPKLEGDLESRQLRLADLGPLIGVDTGKGAEQSKRSEEKKGEKTNQPAGKVLPYDRFETDKWDVMDADVRFKGRRIEHGSSLPLSDLSTHIILKNADLRLQPLKFGMAGGTINSNIHLEGDKKPMQGRADIQARRLKLKELMPDVELMQKTIGEMNGDAEFRGTGNSIAALLGTSNGNLKLLMNDGVISRNLMEILGLNVGNFIVGQIFGDDEVRVNCAAANMDLVNGVARPSIFAFDTENAIINVTGTASMASEQLDLTINPESKGIRIVTLRSPLYVRGSFKDPQAGVKAGPLIARGAVAAALATLVTPAAALLALISPSEGQENQCSNILSQMKR; encoded by the coding sequence ATGACTAAAACAGGCAAAATTATAACCGCCGTCATTGGAACCCTCGTATTGTTGATCGTCATTGCGATCATCGTCATTGCGACATTTGACTGGAACCGGCTCAAGCCCACCATTAACGAAAAAGTCTCAACCGAGCTGAACCGTCCCTTTGCCATTCGCGGCGATCTTGGCGTGGTGTGGGAGCGCCAGAAACAGGAAACCGGCTGGCGCAGCTGGATCCCCTGGCCGCATGTGCACGCGGAAGACGTGGTACTCGGCAACCCTCCTGATATTCCTGCTGTCACCATGGTGCATTTGCCGCGCGTTGAAGCGACGCTCGCGCCGCTGGCGCTGCTCACCAAGACCGTTTACCTGCCGTGGATCAAATTCCAGCAGCCGGACGCGAGGCTGATCCGCCTTTCGGAAAAAAACAATAACTGGACCTTCAATCTTGCCAGCGACGACAAGCCAAAAGATGAAAACGCGCAGCCATCGTCGTGGTCATTCCAGCTGGACAACATTCTTTTCGATCGTGGCCGCATTGATATTGACGATAAGGTCAGCCGCGCGGACATTGAGATCCTTGTCGATCCGCTGGGCAAACCGCTGCCTTTCAGTGAAGTCACCGGATCGGATAAAGACAAAAACGCCAAAGTCGGCGACTACGTGTTCGGCCTGAAGGCCAAAGGACGCTACAACGGACAGCCGCTGACCGGCAGCGGTAAGATCGGCGGTATGCTGGCGCTGAAAAGCGAAGGCACGCCGTTCCCGGTGCAGGCGGATTTCCGTTCCGGCAATACCCGCGTGGCTTTTGTCGGTACGGTGAGCGATCCGATGAAAATGGGCGGCGTCGATCTGAAACTGAAATTCGCCGGGGATTCCCTGGGCGAGCTGTACGATCTCACCGGCGTCCTGCTGCCGGACACCCCGCCGTTTGAAACCGACGGCCGTCTGGTGGCAAAAATCGACGCTGAAAAAACCTCGGTTTACGATTATCGCAACTTTAATGGTCGCATCGGCGACAGCGACATTCACGGCTCGCTGACTTACACCACCGGCAAACCGCGTCCGAAACTGGAAGGCGATCTGGAATCCCGCCAGCTGCGTCTGGCGGATCTGGGGCCGCTGATCGGGGTTGATACCGGTAAAGGCGCAGAGCAGTCAAAACGCTCGGAAGAGAAAAAAGGCGAGAAAACTAACCAGCCGGCGGGCAAAGTGCTGCCCTATGACCGCTTCGAAACCGACAAGTGGGACGTGATGGACGCCGATGTGCGCTTCAAAGGGCGTCGCATTGAGCACGGCAGTTCGCTGCCATTGAGCGATCTTTCCACGCATATCATCCTTAAAAACGCCGATCTGCGTTTGCAGCCGCTGAAGTTCGGCATGGCGGGCGGCACCATCAATTCCAATATCCACCTGGAAGGCGATAAAAAGCCGATGCAGGGGCGGGCGGATATTCAGGCGCGTCGTCTGAAGCTGAAAGAGCTGATGCCGGATGTGGAGCTGATGCAGAAAACCATTGGCGAGATGAACGGCGACGCGGAATTCCGCGGCACCGGCAACTCCATCGCCGCGCTGCTCGGCACCAGCAACGGTAATCTCAAGCTGCTGATGAACGACGGCGTCATCAGCCGTAACCTGATGGAAATTCTCGGGCTGAACGTCGGTAACTTTATTGTCGGGCAGATCTTTGGCGACGACGAAGTGCGGGTGAACTGTGCGGCGGCGAACATGGATCTGGTTAACGGCGTGGCGCGCCCGAGTATTTTCGCCTTCGATACGGAAAACGCCATTATCAACGTTACCGGCACCGCCAGCATGGCGTCTGAACAGCTGGATCTGACCATCAATCCGGAAAGTAAGGGCATACGTATCGTCACGCTGCGATCGCCGCTGTACGTGCGCGGCTCGTTCAAAGATCCGCAGGCGGGCGTGAAGGCTGGTCCGCTGATCGCCCGTGGTGCGGTCGCCGCCGCGCTGGCCACGCTGGTGACGCCAGCCGCTGCGCTGCTGGCGCTGATCTCCCCGTCGGAAGGTCAGGAAAACCAGTGCAGTAATATTCTTTCGCAGATGAAACGCTAA
- a CDS encoding DeoR/GlpR family DNA-binding transcription regulator codes for MTPEIRRTAIVELVTGRGEISIEQLAHYFGVSLQTVRSDLRTLTSQGLLLRRHGVVAPFARENIGYQQREIVNISGKRWIGERTAQLLSRWQSCFLGTGTTVEMVAHALPADSRLAVFTNNLHAALPLSQREQCALTIAGGRIRKRDLDVIGGDALAFFSRYRVDMGVVSVGGLSDAGELFDFNDDEVAARHALVASAALTVLVVDSSKFGRTAVCQNGTLSDFDFVVSDRPPTPRQSALITQGATQWLCRE; via the coding sequence ATGACTCCAGAAATCCGCCGGACTGCCATCGTTGAACTGGTCACCGGGCGCGGCGAAATCAGCATTGAACAGCTGGCCCACTACTTTGGCGTATCGCTGCAAACGGTACGCAGCGATTTGCGCACGCTCACCTCGCAGGGTTTGCTGCTGCGCCGTCACGGTGTGGTCGCCCCTTTCGCGCGCGAAAATATTGGTTATCAGCAGCGGGAGATTGTGAATATTAGCGGTAAGCGCTGGATCGGCGAGCGCACTGCGCAACTGCTGAGCCGCTGGCAAAGCTGTTTTCTTGGCACCGGCACAACGGTGGAAATGGTGGCCCATGCGCTGCCCGCTGATTCCCGTCTGGCGGTGTTCACCAATAATCTGCACGCCGCGTTGCCGCTCAGTCAGCGGGAACAGTGCGCGCTGACAATTGCCGGGGGGCGAATTCGTAAGCGTGATTTAGATGTGATTGGCGGCGATGCGCTGGCCTTTTTTAGCCGCTACCGGGTGGATATGGGCGTGGTATCCGTTGGCGGACTCAGTGACGCGGGGGAGCTGTTCGATTTTAACGATGATGAGGTGGCCGCGCGTCATGCGCTGGTGGCGAGCGCGGCGTTAACCGTGCTGGTGGTGGACAGCAGTAAGTTTGGCCGCACCGCCGTCTGCCAGAACGGCACCCTGTCAGACTTCGATTTTGTGGTCAGCGACCGACCGCCGACGCCGCGGCAATCGGCGCTCATTACTCAGGGCGCAACGCAATGGCTGTGCCGCGAATAA
- a CDS encoding ABC transporter substrate-binding protein has product MSKKLALAAVVLATLSGQALAKSTLTLYTSQPSEDAQMTVNAFEKAHPDIEVKWIRDGTTKLTARLQAEMAAGGDAPDVLLIADSVTMESLKQQDLLAAYHSPEASRYDAQLYDKAGFYYGTKLITTGIAYHTKAPVKPSSWQDLLKPELKNMTTLPSPLYSGAAQIHMAALMNTPQLGWAYYEKLKANGAMPQSGNGAVMSAITSGNKAYGVLVDYMAIREKAKGAPIDFVFPSEGVSMVTEPVAVMKSAKNPQAAHAFIDFVLSDAGQRLVLQQGYLPADARLPVPAGFPPRDSIKLMPFDAARALADAEPNKKRFSDLFGSK; this is encoded by the coding sequence ATGAGTAAAAAATTAGCGCTGGCGGCCGTTGTACTGGCAACACTGAGCGGACAGGCACTGGCAAAAAGCACGCTCACGCTCTACACCAGCCAGCCGAGTGAAGACGCGCAAATGACGGTCAATGCGTTTGAGAAAGCGCACCCGGATATTGAAGTGAAATGGATCCGCGACGGAACCACCAAACTGACCGCGCGCTTACAGGCGGAGATGGCGGCAGGCGGCGACGCGCCGGATGTGCTGCTCATCGCTGACAGTGTAACCATGGAATCCCTAAAGCAGCAGGATTTGCTGGCGGCCTATCACTCCCCGGAAGCCAGTCGCTATGACGCGCAGCTGTATGATAAAGCGGGCTTTTACTACGGCACCAAACTCATCACTACCGGCATCGCTTATCACACCAAAGCGCCAGTCAAACCCTCATCCTGGCAGGATCTGCTGAAGCCGGAGCTGAAAAATATGACCACGCTGCCCAGCCCGCTTTACTCCGGCGCGGCGCAAATCCATATGGCCGCATTGATGAACACCCCGCAGCTGGGCTGGGCCTATTACGAAAAACTGAAAGCCAACGGCGCGATGCCGCAGAGCGGTAACGGGGCGGTGATGAGCGCCATCACCTCCGGCAACAAAGCCTACGGCGTGCTGGTGGATTACATGGCGATCCGCGAGAAAGCAAAAGGCGCGCCTATTGATTTCGTCTTCCCGTCGGAAGGCGTCAGCATGGTCACCGAGCCGGTGGCGGTGATGAAGAGCGCCAAAAATCCGCAGGCGGCGCACGCCTTTATTGATTTCGTTCTCTCCGACGCGGGGCAGCGACTGGTGCTGCAACAGGGCTATCTGCCTGCGGACGCCCGCCTGCCGGTACCCGCCGGTTTCCCGCCGCGCGACAGCATCAAACTGATGCCGTTCGATGCCGCCAGAGCGCTGGCCGACGCGGAGCCGAACAAAAAACGCTTCAGCGATCTGTTTGGCAGCAAATAA
- a CDS encoding ABC transporter permease, producing MTLRQPTSSGPPKGLLWLLLCIVALLSLLPSLRLLMAALLDWQQGSNSSLGRVLSNPSTWTALYNSLYTSGLGTLLSLLLGSLFAFCLALTNIRLKQMWVFLFMLPMMIPPQVTALSWLQLFGPGSILLNSIGLAPSFGSPNPLYSAEGIALLLGIQHAPLVFLALRTQLQCLPKEQIEAARLNGASLWRVFVDIVLPLCRTALWAGAAIAFVSALGNFGIPAMLGIPISYFVLPIQIYQTLSSFGPSMLSDVAALSVLMGVLAIGIVSLQGVMQRRHALPLIGMAGRSLDFQLGKWRLATESLLAVVLFAILLLPLLALIATSLVPTLGVPLNSQTLTFAAWHAMFDNQSATWRALTNSMVLSVSAALLLMLIALPLAWLLVRYASRPLRWLQNAIDIPYTLPGVVLAIAIILLFSRPLPLLNVSLSGTLMIIFIAYLARFLTVCLKPVHNSMLQLDPAMEEAASLAGANFSQRLRHIVLPLLAPAAFAGALLVFLTAVNELTVSALLWSAGKETIGVVIFNLDESGNKVLASAVSVLVVALVTCVMLLLSGLGRYLPKGVIPWQN from the coding sequence ATGACCCTTCGTCAACCGACCAGCAGCGGCCCGCCGAAAGGGCTGCTGTGGTTATTGCTGTGCATTGTGGCGCTGCTGAGCCTGTTGCCCAGCCTGCGTCTGTTAATGGCCGCGCTGCTGGACTGGCAGCAGGGCAGCAACAGCAGTTTAGGCCGCGTGCTGAGCAATCCATCGACCTGGACGGCGCTCTATAACAGCCTCTATACCAGCGGGCTTGGCACGCTGTTGTCGTTGCTGCTGGGCAGTCTGTTCGCCTTTTGTCTGGCGCTGACCAACATCCGCCTGAAACAGATGTGGGTGTTCCTGTTTATGCTGCCGATGATGATCCCGCCGCAGGTGACGGCGCTCAGCTGGCTGCAACTCTTTGGCCCCGGCAGCATTCTGCTGAACAGCATTGGCCTTGCGCCGTCGTTCGGCAGCCCGAATCCGCTCTATTCCGCCGAAGGTATCGCCCTGCTGCTGGGGATCCAGCATGCGCCTCTGGTCTTTCTGGCGCTGCGCACCCAGTTGCAGTGTCTGCCCAAAGAGCAGATCGAGGCCGCACGGCTGAACGGCGCGTCGCTGTGGCGCGTGTTCGTCGATATTGTGCTACCGCTGTGCCGCACCGCGCTGTGGGCGGGGGCGGCGATTGCCTTTGTTTCCGCGCTCGGCAACTTCGGCATTCCGGCGATGCTCGGTATTCCCATCTCGTATTTCGTACTGCCGATCCAGATTTACCAGACGCTCTCCAGCTTCGGCCCGTCAATGCTCAGTGACGTGGCGGCGCTGTCGGTGCTGATGGGCGTGCTGGCGATTGGCATTGTGTCCTTACAGGGCGTGATGCAGCGACGCCACGCGCTGCCGTTGATCGGCATGGCGGGGCGGTCGCTGGATTTCCAGCTGGGTAAATGGCGGCTGGCGACGGAATCGCTGCTGGCGGTGGTGCTGTTCGCCATTTTGCTGCTGCCGCTGCTGGCGCTGATCGCCACCTCACTGGTGCCGACTCTCGGCGTACCGCTCAATAGCCAAACCCTGACGTTCGCCGCCTGGCATGCGATGTTCGATAACCAGAGCGCCACCTGGCGCGCGCTCACCAACAGTATGGTGCTGTCGGTTTCCGCCGCGCTGCTGCTGATGCTGATCGCCCTGCCGCTGGCCTGGCTGCTGGTGCGCTACGCCAGTCGCCCGCTGCGCTGGCTGCAAAACGCCATCGATATTCCCTACACCCTGCCGGGCGTGGTGCTGGCGATCGCCATTATCCTGCTGTTCTCGCGCCCGCTGCCGCTGCTTAACGTCAGCCTCAGCGGTACGCTGATGATCATCTTCATCGCCTATCTGGCGCGCTTTCTCACCGTCTGCCTGAAACCGGTGCATAACAGCATGCTGCAACTGGATCCGGCGATGGAGGAGGCCGCCAGCCTCGCCGGCGCGAATTTTTCCCAGCGTCTGCGCCATATTGTGCTGCCGTTGCTGGCCCCGGCCGCCTTTGCCGGCGCGCTGCTGGTCTTTCTCACCGCCGTGAATGAACTCACCGTTTCGGCGCTGCTGTGGAGCGCAGGCAAGGAGACCATCGGCGTGGTGATTTTCAACCTCGATGAGAGCGGCAATAAAGTGCTGGCGTCGGCGGTGTCGGTGCTGGTGGTGGCGCTGGTGACCTGTGTGATGTTGTTATTAAGCGGCCTGGGTCGCTATCTTCCCAAAGGAGTTATCCCGTGGCAGAACTGA
- a CDS encoding ABC transporter ATP-binding protein — MAELKLEGLGKTFGEQTVVRDLHLTIPQGAFTALLGPSGCGKTTTLRILAGLEHLSHGRLWLGDRLLADEKIHLPPEVRNMGMVFQSYALWPHMTVAENVGYPLKLKKVQGAARQKQVMAALEVVELGAYADRSPQALSGGQRQRVALARCLVSEPQVVLLDEPLANLDRHLRATMEQTFREFHRRTGATFVYVTHDQAEAMALASHIAVMHKGELMQWGTPQGLYQHPHSAWVARFIGKGSVLDVRAQADDRQLNGGELHRALSAGAAGLCQQVLVRPEHVEVAQDGLHAEVESCIYQGERYLLALRLADGQQLSAFHHSPLDVQQAVAVRLHQGWRLEAA; from the coding sequence GTGGCAGAACTGAAACTGGAGGGGCTTGGCAAAACCTTCGGCGAACAGACCGTGGTTCGCGATCTGCACCTCACCATTCCGCAGGGGGCGTTTACGGCGTTGCTCGGGCCGAGCGGCTGCGGCAAAACCACGACGCTGCGTATTCTGGCCGGGCTTGAGCATCTGAGCCACGGGCGGTTATGGCTCGGCGATCGCCTGCTGGCGGATGAAAAAATCCATCTGCCGCCGGAGGTGCGCAACATGGGGATGGTGTTTCAGTCCTATGCCCTGTGGCCGCACATGACGGTGGCGGAAAACGTGGGCTATCCGTTAAAGCTGAAAAAAGTGCAGGGCGCGGCGCGACAGAAACAGGTGATGGCGGCGCTGGAGGTGGTGGAGCTGGGCGCGTACGCCGACCGTTCCCCGCAGGCGTTAAGCGGCGGGCAGCGGCAACGGGTGGCGCTGGCGCGCTGTCTGGTGTCGGAGCCGCAGGTGGTGCTGCTTGATGAGCCGCTGGCTAACCTCGACCGGCATCTGCGCGCCACCATGGAGCAGACGTTCCGTGAATTTCATCGCCGTACCGGCGCGACCTTTGTCTATGTGACGCACGATCAGGCCGAAGCGATGGCGCTGGCAAGCCATATCGCGGTGATGCATAAAGGGGAGCTGATGCAGTGGGGCACGCCGCAGGGGCTGTATCAGCATCCGCACAGCGCCTGGGTGGCGCGTTTTATCGGCAAAGGCAGCGTGCTGGACGTCAGGGCGCAGGCTGATGACCGCCAGCTTAACGGCGGCGAATTGCACCGGGCATTAAGCGCCGGGGCCGCGGGGCTGTGTCAGCAGGTGCTGGTGCGCCCCGAGCATGTCGAAGTGGCGCAGGACGGCCTGCATGCTGAAGTGGAGAGCTGCATTTATCAGGGCGAGCGTTATCTGCTGGCGCTGCGTCTGGCGGACGGTCAGCAGCTGAGCGCGTTTCACCATTCGCCGCTGGATGTACAGCAGGCGGTGGCGGTGCGGCTGCATCAGGGCTGGCGTCTGGAGGCCGCGTGA
- a CDS encoding MBL fold metallo-hydrolase, giving the protein MNFRIEIISGLNQKAPAAILLSTPSQRILLDAGGALDTESDDWAVPDNLDAVLLSHDHIDHIAGLCHLPPHVPVYCSAVTARSLPAHRSVQVIAVRGQFRLGDLTVTTGSCGHAYGGVWFHFDVPGGLFYSGDISMESALFRFDPPPRAEIALVDASYGLYDTPQSQQRAHVAAYLRQPTLCPVPPSGRAVEIALLEAQAGRLAMTLDDDCRAMLTAMAEYDDGSLQTGVQAGLRALRQQLPPFSVTAPLILAADPDGQTGMAGALRAQPDFYHRTLFTGHMNPRARQQWQSGEVDFCRWNVHPTRRCLQRLVMMLGCHALAPLFTPLDDVSRWQQALGCTIITDSTIEREVCH; this is encoded by the coding sequence GTGAACTTTCGCATCGAGATCATCAGCGGACTTAACCAGAAAGCGCCCGCCGCCATTTTACTCAGCACGCCGTCGCAGCGCATTTTGCTGGATGCGGGCGGGGCGCTTGATACAGAGAGCGACGACTGGGCGGTGCCGGATAATCTGGATGCGGTATTGCTGAGTCACGATCACATTGATCATATCGCCGGGCTGTGCCATCTGCCGCCGCACGTTCCGGTTTACTGTAGCGCGGTGACGGCCCGATCGCTGCCCGCGCACCGCTCTGTTCAGGTGATTGCGGTACGTGGTCAGTTCCGGCTTGGCGATCTTACCGTGACTACCGGCAGTTGCGGCCATGCCTATGGCGGCGTCTGGTTTCATTTCGATGTACCGGGCGGTCTGTTTTACAGCGGCGATATCAGTATGGAGTCGGCGCTGTTTCGCTTCGATCCCCCGCCGCGCGCAGAGATTGCGCTGGTGGATGCCTCTTACGGATTGTATGACACCCCGCAATCGCAGCAGCGCGCGCACGTTGCCGCGTATCTGCGTCAGCCGACTTTATGCCCGGTGCCGCCGTCAGGTCGCGCAGTGGAAATCGCGCTGCTTGAAGCGCAGGCTGGACGGCTGGCGATGACGCTGGACGACGACTGCCGGGCGATGCTGACGGCGATGGCAGAGTACGATGACGGCAGTTTACAGACCGGCGTGCAGGCAGGCTTACGCGCGCTGCGCCAGCAACTGCCGCCGTTTTCCGTGACCGCGCCGCTGATCCTCGCCGCCGATCCTGACGGACAAACCGGCATGGCCGGGGCATTACGCGCGCAGCCGGATTTTTATCATCGCACCCTTTTTACCGGCCACATGAACCCGCGCGCCCGCCAGCAGTGGCAGAGCGGCGAGGTGGACTTTTGCCGCTGGAACGTCCACCCGACGCGGCGCTGTCTGCAACGTCTGGTGATGATGCTCGGCTGTCATGCGCTGGCTCCGCTGTTTACGCCTCTGGACGATGTGTCGCGCTGGCAGCAGGCGCTGGGCTGCACCATCATCACCGACAGCACCATTGAGAGGGAAGTATGTCATTAA
- a CDS encoding histidine phosphatase family protein, with the protein MSLICKPFVLVRHGETPLNLAQRIGGRSDVPLTARGEEQARAASALLMRQRWSCIAVSPLLRARRTAELALPGQPLTLVDDLRERDWGDLEGMPIASQPPYEQTPPHGESWQAFCDRVTSALNLLLTAHETPLLVAHSGIFRVINLYATGTPYGERMGNVVPMWIMPGLRAGEWEIVPLEERYVV; encoded by the coding sequence ATGTCATTAATCTGTAAGCCGTTTGTGCTGGTGCGCCACGGCGAGACACCGCTTAATCTTGCACAGCGGATCGGGGGGCGCAGCGATGTGCCGCTGACCGCGCGCGGCGAAGAACAGGCGCGTGCCGCCTCGGCGCTGCTGATGCGCCAGCGCTGGAGTTGCATTGCCGTCAGCCCGTTGCTGCGCGCTCGTCGTACCGCTGAACTGGCGCTGCCGGGCCAGCCCCTGACCCTGGTCGACGATCTGCGGGAGCGGGACTGGGGTGACCTGGAAGGGATGCCCATTGCCTCGCAACCGCCCTATGAACAGACGCCGCCGCACGGCGAATCATGGCAGGCATTTTGCGATCGCGTCACCAGCGCGCTGAACCTTCTGCTTACCGCCCACGAGACGCCGCTGCTGGTGGCGCATTCCGGGATCTTCCGGGTCATTAATCTGTATGCCACCGGCACGCCATACGGCGAACGTATGGGGAATGTTGTACCGATGTGGATCATGCCAGGCCTGCGGGCTGGCGAATGGGAAATTGTCCCGCTGGAGGAACGTTATGTCGTATGA
- a CDS encoding phosphatase domain-containing protein: MSYEECVIVDIDGTLAEFDAEAVRQWVLGEEKQWLPFFEHMAQALPGVAVARLVGILSAQQQKIVICSGRPASYQHYTQTWLEQHSIPFDALYLRPDDEDHLADEVVKKRLLQRIREDGYQPWLVIDDRQAVVDFWRAEGLTCLQCAPGDF; the protein is encoded by the coding sequence ATGTCGTATGAAGAGTGCGTGATTGTCGATATTGACGGCACACTCGCCGAATTTGATGCAGAAGCTGTGCGTCAGTGGGTACTGGGCGAAGAGAAGCAGTGGCTGCCGTTTTTTGAACATATGGCCCAGGCGCTGCCAGGGGTGGCGGTAGCCCGTCTTGTTGGCATCCTCAGCGCTCAGCAGCAAAAAATCGTTATTTGCAGCGGACGCCCGGCCAGTTATCAGCACTACACGCAGACATGGCTGGAGCAGCACAGTATCCCGTTTGATGCGCTCTATCTGCGGCCGGACGATGAAGATCATCTTGCTGATGAAGTGGTAAAAAAGCGCCTGTTGCAGCGCATTCGCGAGGATGGTTATCAGCCCTGGCTGGTGATCGATGACCGCCAGGCGGTGGTGGATTTCTGGCGGGCCGAAGGGCTGACCTGCCTGCAATGCGCGCCGGGGGATTTCTAG
- a CDS encoding PRD domain-containing protein, with product MITVKKSLNNSMLLVDYDQQEMILFGKGIGFGSKPGELIDIAQVEKIFLPLADLKSRHFLSLTDTIPAAFFELTHDIITQIQQAYVEKLNAVLFFTLAEHLWFAVERCRKDQPFFNKLSWEVKRYYQKEYLLGQQAMQQVNARFAVTLPDDEAVNIAFHIINATGSSDQASAHQQVELVNRIAEIVRYKLNKNLDINSVNYNRFITHLRYFAERLIAGNVTASDTDDFYQELLRHRPDAMNVAWAIRDYVQEKYQLTLPKDELTWLSIHISRLMEAP from the coding sequence GTGATAACAGTAAAAAAGTCGCTGAATAACAGTATGCTGCTGGTCGACTATGACCAGCAGGAGATGATCCTGTTCGGTAAGGGCATCGGGTTTGGCAGCAAACCCGGCGAGCTTATCGACATTGCGCAGGTGGAAAAGATCTTCCTGCCGCTGGCGGATCTGAAATCCCGGCACTTTTTATCGCTGACGGACACCATTCCTGCGGCTTTTTTTGAGCTTACCCACGACATCATCACGCAGATCCAGCAGGCGTATGTGGAAAAGCTCAACGCCGTGCTGTTCTTTACCCTCGCCGAGCACCTGTGGTTTGCCGTAGAACGCTGCCGTAAAGATCAGCCGTTTTTTAACAAGCTCAGCTGGGAAGTGAAGCGGTATTATCAGAAAGAGTATCTGTTAGGCCAGCAGGCGATGCAGCAGGTGAACGCCCGCTTTGCCGTCACGCTGCCGGATGATGAGGCGGTGAATATCGCTTTTCATATTATCAACGCGACGGGCAGTAGCGATCAGGCCAGCGCCCACCAGCAGGTGGAACTGGTCAACCGCATCGCGGAGATCGTGCGCTATAAGCTCAATAAAAATCTCGACATCAACTCGGTAAACTACAACCGTTTTATTACCCACCTGCGCTACTTTGCCGAGCGGCTGATTGCCGGCAACGTCACTGCCAGTGACACCGACGATTTCTATCAGGAACTGCTGCGCCATCGCCCGGACGCCATGAACGTCGCCTGGGCGATCCGCGACTATGTGCAGGAAAAATATCAGCTCACACTGCCAAAGGATGAGCTGACCTGGCTGAGTATTCACATCAGCCGGTTAATGGAAGCCCCCTGA